From the Microtus ochrogaster isolate Prairie Vole_2 unplaced genomic scaffold, MicOch1.0 UNK16, whole genome shotgun sequence genome, one window contains:
- the Gper1 gene encoding G-protein coupled estrogen receptor 1, with the protein MDATTPGHNVGVETYLGPMWPVPSNTTSLTLNLSLPLQEDTPGNLTGDLSEHQQYVIALFLSCLYTIFLFPIGFVGNILILVVNISFREKMTIPDLYFINLAVADLILVADSLIEVFNLDEQYYDIAVLCTFMSLFLQINMYSSVFFLTWMSFDRYLALAKAMRCSLFRTKHHARLSCGLIWMASVSATLVPFTAVHLRHTEEACFCFADVREVQWLEVTLGFIVPFAIIGLCYSLIVRALIRAHRHRGLRPRRQKALRMIFAVVLVFFICWLPENVFISVHLLQWTQPGDTPCKQSFRHAYPLTGHIVNLAAFSNSCLNPLIYSFLGETFRDKLRLYVEQKTSLPALNRFCHATLKAVIPDSTEQSDVKFSSAV; encoded by the coding sequence ATGGACGCAACTACTCCAGGCCACAATGTTGGCGTGGAGACCTACCTAGGTCCCATGTGGCCAGTCCCTTCCAACACCACCTCTCTGACCCTCAACTTGTCCCTCCCGCTGCAGGAAGACACCCCGGGCAACCTCACTGGGGACCTCTCTGAGCACCAGCAGTACGTGATCgccctcttcctctcctgcctctacaCCATCTTCCTCTTTCCCATCGGCTTTGTGGGCAACATCCTCATCCTGGTGGTGAACATCAGCTTCCGGGAGAAGATGACCATACCAGACCTGTACTTCATCAACCTGGCGGTTGCCGACCTCATCCTAGTGGCCGACTCACTGATCGAAGTGTTCAACTTGGATGAGCAGTACTACGACATCGCAGTGCTCTGCACCTTCATGTCCCTCTTCCTGCAGATCAACATGTACAGCAGTGTCTTCTTCCTCACCTGGATGAGCTTCGACAGGTACCTGGCGCTGGCCAAGGCCATGCGCTGCAGCCTGTTCCGCACCAAGCACCACGCCCGGCTCAGCTGTGGCCTCATCTGGATGGCCTCAGTGTCTGCCACACTGGTGCCCTTCACAGCCGTGCACCTGAGGCACACGGAAGAGGCCTGCTTCTGCTTTGCCGACGTCAGAGAGGTACAGTGGCTGGAGGTCACACTGGGCTTCATCGTGCCCTTCGCCATCATTGGCCTCTGCTACTCCCTCATCGTGCGGGCCCTCATCCGGGCCCACAGGCACCGTGGCCTGCGCCCACGCAGGCAGAAAGCCCTGAGGATGATCTTTGCCGTGGTCCTCGTCTTCTTCATCTGCTGGCTGCCGGAGAACGTGTTCATCAGCGTCCACCTCCTGCAATGGACGCAACCAGGGGACACTCCCTGCAAGCAGTCTTTCCGTCATGCTTACCCCTTGACAGGCCACATCGTCAACCTCGCAGCATTCTCCAACAGCTGCTTGAACCCCCTCATCTACAGCTTCCTCGGAGAGACCTTCAGGGACAAGCTGAGGCTGTACGTGGAGCAGAAGACAAGTCTGCCAGCCCTGAACCGCTTCTGCCACGCCACGCTCAAGGCAGTCATTCCCGACAGCACAGAGCAGTCAGATGTCAAGTTCAGCAGTGCTGTGTGA